The Halotia branconii CENA392 region CTTCTTGCTGTTGTCCGTGCATCCGGGACAACTGTTGGGAAAAACTACTTTGATAGTTTTTCACTTCTTGTTGCAATGAGTTGAAAGCGATCGTTAGGTTATCATCCAAAGTGCCAAGTAGTTTTTCTACATTTTTATTATTTTCTTCTACGGTGTTAATAGTAGTTTCGGCTGACTTCAGTACTGATCGTTCCTTAGTATCTCTTTCTATTGTTTGATTAGCTATCGTCGTTAGTGATGATTGCAGTTGCGAAGATATGTGCTTCGCCAAAGCTTCTGATAGTTGACGGATTAACACTTGCTGTTCAGTAATTTGCCTGACCTGTAACAAGTGTTCTTTTTCATCTATTAGCTGTTGAATGTCATCAGATAAACGGCTTTTTTCCGCCTGGAGTTGCTTTATTTCTTCTTGCAGCGATCGCAGTATATTCTGCTGGAGATGTTCTAAATCTTCCACAACAGCCCATAAAGCCGTTTCTGCGGAGCTGGGTAAATCGCCTCTAACTCGCGGGGTGTCTGGTCGCTTTTCAAATCGTCCCATTAGTTTCTAACCTCTAATACATTGACGATAAAGCTGCTTCCCGTAAACTTTCTTGGCGCTGCTCATAATTTCCTGTATTTTGTCAAATAAACTAAAAGTCTTAAACAGGACTTACGCATATCAACGTAATTCTGTCATGCTCAATACAAGGTTGGCAAAGTATATTTTTTTTTGCTTACAGCTTACTATACTGTGTTACCTTCAGCATTACAGAACAATATTCCATCAGTCTGATTTTAAACATCGTCTCAAGTGAGATTTTCTAAGGAGAAAACATCTCACCCAATATAAATACTTATTATTTTGGTAGCAATAAGTAATTGTCAAAGACATACAAATACATGCATTGCCACCACAGAATAGTCGAAGTTGTTAAAGCTATATATAAATTTGTACAGAATGTAACTTGTGTGACAGTTTACATCTTTAATCAGGAATAAACTAGCCAACCGCAGAAATTCCACATATTCCTAGTACAGGCAAAAATAAGCCTATGATTCAAAACAGCTAGAAAGCCCAAAATTAAAGCTTTTTGACTTTTGACTTTTGAATTTTGACTTCTGCCTTGCGGTACTATCCCCTGCACAACATTTTAGTGAATTAACAGCCATTCTGCAAAAATACACTTTGGTTACAGTGTTGCCCAAGTTAATTGTTTACGGATAACGGATGCAGTAAAGAGGGAACATTAAAGACATATTAATTAGGATGTATACAGAGTCAGAACATCTGGGCAATGCTAAAAATGGTAGCACCCAGAATTGCACTCACAGGAACTGTAATTACCCATGCGGCTGCAATACCTTGTAAAGTTTGGAATTTAATTGAATTGATATTTTGCACCAGTCCAATGCCAACTACACCACCGACCAGAGCGTGGGAAGTTGAAACAGGTAAACCTAAACGAGAGGCCAGGAGGATAGTAGTGGCAGTTGCCAGTTCAGCGCAAAATCCACTACTAGGTTGTAAAAAAATGATGTTTTCGCCAATGGTAGCAATGACTTTTTTACCCCAAATTGCTAAACCAGTGATAATACCAGCGCCACCAAGGATTAAAATCCATAAGGGGATGTTGAGACCATCCGTAGGTACGCTGCCAGTACGATTGATATAAACGATCGCCGCTAAAGGAGCGATCGCATTCCCCACATCATTGGAACCATGAGCGAAAGCTACAAAGCAAGCACTCAGTACTTGAAATCGAGCAAATAAACGCTCAACTGAATTAGAAAGTGGCGAATTGGGGATTTCTCCAATTTCCACATCATCCAACTGTCGCCAGCTGATCAAGGTCAGTCCAATTGCTGCGGCTGCACCTGTTAACAACGGAAGATCGTGAGCAGGTATGCTTAACCCAGTTTGTTCCTGCAAAAAATTGGTTAGTGGTTGAGTCAGCAAAGGTAGAACAATTATGCCAAACACCCCCAATAAAACCGCACTCAACCAGGGAATCCACTCTCGTAGCTGTAGTAATTGATTAGGTTGATCCAAAATCCAACGCTTGATTTGACTATAGAACAAAGCGGCAATAGCCCCACTGATAATCGGCGTTAAAATCCAGCCAATAGTAATTGAGCCAATTGACGACCAATCAATTGCACCAACTCCCAAAGCTACCCAACTAAATCCGGCGATCGCACCGACAACCGCATGAGAAGAAGATACTGGCAAACCTCGTGAGGTAGCAATTTGCAGCCAAATACCACACGACAGTAGGACTGTAAACATTCCAGTAACTAATATTTGGGGCGTAGCCGCAAATAAAGTAGGGTTAACAACTTTCGTCGCTAACGTTTCTGTTACCTCATGTCCAAACAGTACAGCACCCGTAAATTCTAAAATGCCGGCAATAATAATTGCCTGTCTGAGAGTAATTGCTTTGGAACCTACAGAAGTTCCCATTGCATTGGCAACATCGTTGGCTCCGAGATTCCAAGCAACGTAAAAGGCCAGTAAAGCCACTATAAGTAATGTAATGGTCATTTCAATGTTTGGGGAGAGGGGAGAGACCTTTCATGAGAGGCAGGGGAAGATAACAAAGAGGCTCAGAACCCCGACTTCTTTGAGAAGTCAAGGATCTTATTGTTCAATTGATACGGTTTCTAACTCAGCTTCTAATTGCTCAATTGTTGGTAAATTTCCTTGCAAAGACTCTGGTAAATTATTTCTCATCTGATATGTCGAAACACTAATTGGCTTATGCATATCTCGCAGAGAGTATTCTGCAATCACCTTATTTTTGCTCTTGCACAAAATTATCCCAATAGTCGGCTGATCGTCTGGATGTCTCAACAAATCATCCACTGCACTCACGTAAAAATTCATTTTCCCAGAAAATTCTGGTTTAAACTCTTCAATCTTGAGGTCAATCACAATATAGCAGCGCAAACGTAAGTGATAAAACAACAAATCAATATAAAAGTCTTCATTGCCAACTTCAAGGTGGTATTGACTACCCACAAAGGCAAAACCAACACCTAATTCTAGTAGAAAATTGCGGATGTGCTGATTAAAGCACGTTCCAAATCACGCTCTAAAAAATCTTCCCCTAAATTGAGAAAATCAAAAGTGTAGGGATCTTTTAATAACTGCTGTGCTAATTCTGACTGTGGTTTAGGCAGAGTGTTGTCAAAGTTAGTAATTGCTTTACCCTGACGGTGGTACAACTGGCTTTCAATCTGGTGGACTAAAACATTACGACTCCAGCCATGTTGGATAGTTTGCTGTATGTACCAAAGACGTTCTTCTGAGGATTTAAGCTTTTCTAGCAAAGCGATATTGTGATACCAAGTAATTTGTGCAAGCACCTCTTGCACAAATTGCTCATCTGGGTAAGTCTCAGCAAATGTCCGCATATACTTAAGGTTGCGAGAAGAAAAGCCTTTCATCTCTGGGAAAGCTTGCTGCAAATCAGCAGCCAGACTATCAATTACTTTTGCTCCCCAACCCTGTTGTTGTTGACGATTGAGAATATCTCGCCCAATTTGCCAGTAGAGCAATAATAACTCTTTATTGACGGCAACCCCTGCCCGTAATTGAGCGCTGGAAATTCGTGTTTTTAGTTCTTTTAAAAAGTCGTCATAACCAACGATATTAGATGCGCCGCTTTGTGAAAATTCAGACTTATCGCTTTTAGGCATACGATGTTAAAAAATTTAACAGGAATCACGCATGGATTACGATTTTACGTCATTGCGATTACTTCGCTGCGATCGCAATGACTTAGCACAACGCACCGTCAAGTTGTAGAGACGGCAATTTATCGCATCTCTACAGCAAATTTATTCATCACTATTTACTCTTTTGTCTATCCAGTTTCTCTTGGATGGCCTGACGACAAAATTCAGGAGGATCATCTTGTGCTTTTACCGCTTCCTTCATCGATTCAGTACACCTGAAGCTAATAGAAGTTGTCATAGGTTCCTCTCCCCTAAGTTGTCCGGGTTCTAAATTCTCTGGTGTACCTTTGGGATTAGGCATTATTAAGAAAAGTAAATATAGCTTGAATTGATTGTATACAACCGATTAAGTTTGTATAACAGTGGGTAATGTGTCTGGAAAACTTGTTACCCACTGATACCACTTTTAGAAAATGGATAACTCTATTTTATGTATACGAGGTCAGAACTGGAAATCAAAACTATCCAGGAACTTAGCCAATTGTGCCTGCGTTACGGTGTACGTCCAACTGGGAACCGTGGTTACAAGACTAGTTACATCACAACTCTGATGGCATTTCCGATATTAGCGCTTCAGCAGTTCCAAGATGTTAGAGGATTGAGAAGACCATCATTTGCAAGCTTACAGAATATTAGTACAGCACTTGATGAGATGGATTCTCCGACTGATGAACAGATAGCGCTGATTAGAATATCTCTAGAAGGTAGAAGAATGGCTTACCCAGATAGATATGACCAAGAAAAGTTATTGAATGTGTATAAAGCTAAGTTGCATTTAGAAGAAGTACTGAGTCTGCTGGATAATTAAAATCGCCCATCATATCTTTACAGCATCCCCTCATACCGTTTCACTTTAAAGTTGATACATTTAGGCAAGCAGGGGAAGCAGCACTTCGGCTACGCTCAGTGACCGGAGGCAGGGGAAGCAGGGGAAGCAGAGGAAGCAAGGGAAGCAGCACTTCGGCTACGCGGTAGTTGAATCTCGACTTCGCTCGATTGCCGCGCAGCGCTGTACTGAGTTTAGCCTGAGCGCAGCCGAAGGGCGAAGTCGAAGTAGTCGAAACTCAGTGACCGGAGGCAGGGGGAGTAAGAAAAGTAATTTGTATCAATAATTTCGTGAAATGGTATCAAGCAGGGGATTTTTTCTCTAGAGGTTCAGATCCCCGACTTCTTTGAGAAGTCGGGGATCTTGTTGTTCACAAAATTAGCTAGAATGCTTGTAAGATAAGGATTTTATGTTAGTTAAAGTATTAAAATATAATCGCTAAAAGTATTGATATTATGTCGGTTTATCGTAATCTGCAAGAAACTCACTTAAACCGCGCCCGTGCTAGTCTTAGACAAGCGCTGTCTTGGTATGGATATCTTCGTAAATCAGGACATCTATCATTCAATCCAGAATTAGCAGGGTTGGTAAAACCAGAATTAGAAGCATTAAACTCTACACTCAACAAGCTAGACTCGAATGTAATTAAAATTGCCGCTTTTGGTTTGGTGAGTCGTGGCAAATCAGCAGTATTAAATGCTTTATTGGGAGACAAAATTCTGCAAACTGGCCCTCTAAATGGTGTCACCCAATGGCCGCGTTCGGTGCGGTGGCAACCAGGGGGTAAGGTACTGGTAGAATTAATTGATACTCCTGGATTAGACGAAATTGAGGGTGAATCGCGATCGCAAATGGCGCGAGAAGTAGCACGTCAAGCTGATTTAATTTTGTTTGTCGTCTCTGGTGATATTACACGTACTGAATATCAGGCATTGCTAGAATTACGGCAGTCACAAAAACCCCTGATTTTAGTATTTAACAAAATAGATTTATACCCAGATGTAGATCAAGCGGCGATTTACGAAAATTTACAACAATTGGGCGCAGGAAATATCCAAGCAAAACCCCTACTACCCGATGAAATTGTTATGGTGGCGGCGGAACCTGCACCAATAGAAGTACGAGTTGAATGGCCTGATAATCGTGTCAGTTATGAATGGGAAACACCACCCATCCAAGTAGATGAACTAAAACAGACAATTTTAAATATTCTCAATCGAGAAGGGCGATCGCTTCTAGCCTTAAATGCACTCATCCAAGCACGGGATGCAGAAGAGGCGATCGCTCAAAAAACTATCGATTTACGCGAACGAGAAGCCGAAGATATTATCTGGCAATTTACTAAATATAAAGCTTTGGCAGTAGCATTAAATCCCATCGCCTTTTTAGACATTTTAGGTGGAACTGTTGCTGATTTAGCTTTAATTCGCTCTCTAGCTAGGTTGTATGGTTTGCCAATGACTAGTTATGAAGCCAGTAAAATTTTAAAAACAATTTTATTTAGTTGTGGTGGCTTACTATTAGGAGAATTGGGTAGTAGTTTTCTATTAGGCTTAGGCAAGAGTACAGCTGCTTTAGCTAGTGGTGAAAATCCCACCAATATTACTGCTTTTGCCGGCAGTGCGATCGCTCAAGCTGGTATTGCTGGTTATGGTGCATATTCTGTAGGTAAAGCTGCTCAAGTTTATTTAGAAAAAGGCAGCACTTGGGGACAATTGGGCGCTAGTACTGTAATTCAAGAAATTCTCTCTCAAGTTGACCAAAATACAATTCTGTATCGTCTGCAACAAGAGTTAGGAATTAAGTAATAAAGAAAAAACTTCACACTAATTGCAGGATAGATTTTTTGTCAGTTGTCAGTTGTCAGTAGATTTCTATCAAATTGTTCTGTTAATAGCAGTAATTAATAGTCTAGTATGCAACATTGAAAAAATGACTGCATCAGGGTGAATGATCAAAGCTAAAACTTAGATTTTAGACTTTATACTTCGGATTTCATCCTTTAATGGACGGTGTTCACCACCGCAGTTTGCAAAGAAGCCTATCTAAACTAGAAATATGAGCTTTTTGGAGTCATTGGAAAGCTCACAGTTAACGTTTATATCAGTAAACAAAGGTGAAAGTATCATGACAACAACCTTAGACACAATTCAAGCTGCTGTAAACTCTGGAGCCAAAACTATTGAAGAAGCAATTTTAGAGGCTACTGTTGAAGCCCGTAAAACTTGTGAAATTGGTGGCGACAACTCTGCTGACTGTGCTGTAGCTTGGGATATTGTGGAAGAATTACAAGCTGAAAAAGCTCACCAAAAACAAGCAAAACAACGCAAAACTGCTTTAGAAAGTTACTGCGATCGCCA contains the following coding sequences:
- a CDS encoding inorganic phosphate transporter, translated to MTITLLIVALLAFYVAWNLGANDVANAMGTSVGSKAITLRQAIIIAGILEFTGAVLFGHEVTETLATKVVNPTLFAATPQILVTGMFTVLLSCGIWLQIATSRGLPVSSSHAVVGAIAGFSWVALGVGAIDWSSIGSITIGWILTPIISGAIAALFYSQIKRWILDQPNQLLQLREWIPWLSAVLLGVFGIIVLPLLTQPLTNFLQEQTGLSIPAHDLPLLTGAAAAIGLTLISWRQLDDVEIGEIPNSPLSNSVERLFARFQVLSACFVAFAHGSNDVGNAIAPLAAIVYINRTGSVPTDGLNIPLWILILGGAGIITGLAIWGKKVIATIGENIIFLQPSSGFCAELATATTILLASRLGLPVSTSHALVGGVVGIGLVQNINSIKFQTLQGIAAAWVITVPVSAILGATIFSIAQMF
- a CDS encoding PDDEXK nuclease domain-containing protein, with protein sequence MGSQYHLEVGNEDFYIDLLFYHLRLRCYIVIDLKIEEFKPEFSGKMNFYVSAVDDLLRHPDDQPTIGIILCKSKNKVIAEYSLRDMHKPISVSTYQMRNNLPESLQGNLPTIEQLEAELETVSIEQ
- a CDS encoding DUF1016 N-terminal domain-containing protein, whose translation is MPKSDKSEFSQSGASNIVGYDDFLKELKTRISSAQLRAGVAVNKELLLLYWQIGRDILNRQQQQGWGAKVIDSLAADLQQAFPEMKGFSSRNLKYMRTFAETYPDEQFVQEVLAQITWYHNIALLEKLKSSEERLWYIQQTIQHGWSRNVLVHQIESQLYHRQGKAITNFDNTLPKPQSELAQQLLKDPYTFDFLNLGEDFLERDLERALISTSAIFY
- a CDS encoding GTP-binding protein codes for the protein MSVYRNLQETHLNRARASLRQALSWYGYLRKSGHLSFNPELAGLVKPELEALNSTLNKLDSNVIKIAAFGLVSRGKSAVLNALLGDKILQTGPLNGVTQWPRSVRWQPGGKVLVELIDTPGLDEIEGESRSQMAREVARQADLILFVVSGDITRTEYQALLELRQSQKPLILVFNKIDLYPDVDQAAIYENLQQLGAGNIQAKPLLPDEIVMVAAEPAPIEVRVEWPDNRVSYEWETPPIQVDELKQTILNILNREGRSLLALNALIQARDAEEAIAQKTIDLREREAEDIIWQFTKYKALAVALNPIAFLDILGGTVADLALIRSLARLYGLPMTSYEASKILKTILFSCGGLLLGELGSSFLLGLGKSTAALASGENPTNITAFAGSAIAQAGIAGYGAYSVGKAAQVYLEKGSTWGQLGASTVIQEILSQVDQNTILYRLQQELGIK
- a CDS encoding Calvin cycle protein CP12, producing MTTTLDTIQAAVNSGAKTIEEAILEATVEARKTCEIGGDNSADCAVAWDIVEELQAEKAHQKQAKQRKTALESYCDRHPEAVECLIYDV